CCTACCCCCTCCCTCCGTTCCCAGgcgcctccctcctccctccgttCCCAGgcgcctccctcctccctccgttCCCAGgcgcctccctcctccctccgttCCCAGgcgcctccctcctccctccgttCCCAGgcgcctccctcctccctccgttCCCAGGCgactccctcctccctccgttCCCAGgcgcctccctcctccctccgttCCCAGgcgcctccctcctccctccgttCCCAGgcgcctccctcctccctccgttCCCAGgcgcctccctcctccctccgttCCCAGGCGCCTCCCTCCGTTCCCAGGTCCCTACCACCCTGCTCCCTCCGTTCCCAGgcgcctccctcctccctccgttCCCAGGCGCCTCCCTCCGTTCCCAGgcgcctccctcctccctccgttCCCAGGCGCCTCCCTCCGTTCCTAGGTCCCTACCACCCTGCTCCCTCCGTTCCCAGGCGCCTCCCTCCGTTCCCAGGTCCCTACCACCCTGCTCTATTACCAAGCCctaaccatcctcctccattcccaGGTCCCTACCATCCCTCCTCCCCAAGCTTTTCCATTCCCAGATTTCTGAATTTTGGAATAAGTTGAAAGAAAGCAGGAAGATAAAGAACTGGCAACAATAAAAGGAGAAAATGAAGcaagcagagagagtgaaactaaaATTCAGACGTGAGGTTCAATCTTGGTGAATGGCAACATAAACCTAGCTGATTTAATTTGAGAAAGACATGATCAATACATAGGCTCTGATTGGTTCAGTTTGGTTTGAACCACAGTTCAGAGTTCAAGTTCTGCACCATTGGGGTCTTTCCTACTCTAAACTGCACCAAAAACAACAAACTGTCTGATTTCCTTATTCCATCCCCCAAACCCCTCCATTTTGTTTTAGGTGGAACACCATTCTGGGAAAGAGGGTATCGATCAATGCAGCTATTAAAAGGTAGGGGTTGACTGTGTAAAAATGTCTGTAATCTTCTATGGATTGGAAGCCGCCTTAAAAAGCCTTTTGTTTTACCCCCAGGTCTCAGAACTTGAGAGTGAGGTGAAAGAGAAGATGACTGCATTACAAAAGTTGTCCAGTCAAATTCagaaaatggagaaagaaatgTCTTTAACGAGCCAATCAGTAAACAGAAGTGATATAAAACTGAACCAATCACAGGTCAGTTAAATAACAAAACATTCAATTCAGCCTATCACACGTCAAGGCCACACAGCAAAATCGACCAATCACAAATCAGTTACACATTGCCATCTCAACCAATCGCAGATCAGTTACACATTGCCAACTCAACCAATCATAGGTCAGTGCCACACAACAAAATCGACCAATCACAGGTCAGTTCCATACTGCCCTCTCAACCAATCACAGGTCAGGTCAATACAACCATCTCAACCAATCACAGGTCAGTTCCACCCAGCAAAATCGACCAATCACAGGTCAGTTACGACATTGCCAGCTCAACCAAGCACAAGTCAGGTCAATACAGCAAACTCAACCAATCGCAGGTCAGTTCCGCACAGTAAACTTGGCCATGGAGCAAGCTTAACCAATCATATTTACTGTTACTGTCCCGGTAGCACAGTCCAACCCAACTGTCATCAATGGAACAGTTGTCATGTGACAATTAAACAGTGGCAAAATCTATTTTCTGTTGCAGAAAACACTGGCCATGCACGCCGACAAGTTGCGTCAGGTTGAACATGAGCTGTTGGAGAGATGCAAGTTAGAGGAGAATTTAAAGCGAGACATTCTGTTCGTAAAATATAGTACGGACAACTTGTCCAGCAGGATGTCAACTCTAGAAAATGGCCAAAGCACACCATGTCTCTATAGAGGCAACAGTGGCCCAGGTGAGTTCAGTGGAGTTGAAGGGACGCTTGGTTATGTTGCATTCCTTTCCCTGTCTGGGGCGAGACCCAGTCCATGTTTTGTTTATGACCGTTCCACATTTTGTGCCCTATCATGGATGTAGTTCAGAGGTGTGGGAGGTTGATAGTCATTGATTTTGAAGAGTGAAATGTTTGATCTGATGATGCATGCTGTTGGTGCGTGAAGATCTCGTGTTGCAGAGTAGTAGGATGAAGGATCGGTCCTTTGACCTAGGACAAATTAAGTTCCCAATTTGGGTCTCGCCTTTGGGAGTGAGTGCTGAGCAGAGGCTAGATACTTTATCACAAGAAAGGATGGTAAAAACAGATGGTTGCTTTATTGGATCGTGATCCCATTACACTTCTCATAGGAAATTATGAATCCCAGAAGGAGTAATTGGCAGACCTtatttttattctctctctctctctctttctctttctcgctctcattttttctctctctttctctccccatctgCTACAACTTACCTTCTGTCTCATTCGCACTCTTTGAACTTTGAAagatgggaaagaaagaaagaaagagtttgcatttatatagtgcctttcatgaccttaggatgtcccaaagcgctatacagccaattttattttacagccaattttaaagtgttgtaatgtaggaaacgcaacagacaatttgggcacagcaagatcccaaaaacagcaatgtgataacgaccagataatctgcttttttagtgatgttggttgagggataaatattggccccagggcaatggggagaattgccctgctcttcttcgaaatagaggccatcagatcttttacatccactgcagagggcagacggggcctcagtttaacgtctcatctgaaagatggcacctccgacagtgcagcactccctcagtcctgcgctGAGAGCATCACCCTggaggtgggacttgaaccaatgaccttctgcctcagaggagagagtgctacccactgagccacggctggaaaGAGTAGAAAAGTAGATGAGGTTGATTAGGTGACGtttaagcttggattttaaaccaGCCCAGTCATCAGGGCTCCCTTTTTTGTGGGTTTTAACGCAGCGAGGCTATGGGAAGTAAAATATCCTCGGTTTCTGTTTCAGTGTCGGTCGAGCACCAAGTCGCCCAACACGACAACATGCTGAGTGTCCATGAAGTGCGACTGGCTGAGATCGACCTGCATTTCCAGGTGCTGGAAACGGCAAGCTACAACGGCAGGCTGATTTGGAAAATCCGGGACTACGCACGGCGGAAGCGGGAGGCGGTCTCCGGGACGACGCTGTCCCTCTACAGCCAGCCGTTCTACACCAGCTCCTTTGGTTACAAGATGTGTGCCAGGGTGTACCTCAATGGGGACGGGATGGGTAAGGGGACCCACCTGTCGCTGTTCTTTGTGGTAATGCGAGGGGAGTACGACCCACTGCTGCCCTGGCCTTTCAAGCAGAAGGTGACACTCACCTTACTGGACCAAGGTCCATGCAAGATGCACGTGTCGGACATATTCAAACCAGACCCCAACAGTAGCAGTTTCAGGGTGCCCCTGACGGAAATGAACGTTGCGTCTGGCTGCCCCCTCTTCATGACTCAGACGGTGCTGGAGAACGAGACGCACCGTTACATAAAGGACGACACGATTTTCATCAAGGTAACCGTGGACACCTCAGACAATCCAGAGCTGTGAAACCCCTTCACTTGGTCCGTTTGAAGGGCGCTGGAATTGTGCAATAGTCCTACGATTAATAACTGACCATCCTTTGCATAGCCCATCGAATGTACAAAAAGACTTTCACTGTTTAGTACTAAGATCTGGGGCCAGGACAATAAATTATAAAACTgtaataatttcttttgtaaatAGTTTCAAATCTACTTAAACCATTTtatattataatatatataaatatatatatatacatatatataaaacagCAGTGTTATCACCACTGATAAGTGGTTTATTAGTTTTCAGGGACCCTTCCCCTCCCATTCTAGACAGCGATGGTCAGGAGACTATTCAAACAAGCCCGAGCCTGTCCTCAACACCTGCCCTTACCAGCAGGGGGTCACTGGTTGGTGATCAGGGATTGGAAGGccagttaaatctcccctctaCCCCTATTCCCGAGGGCCACCGAGACCAATTTTAACAGTTCGACTGCTGCCCAAAGTGAGATGGGCACAGACTGAACAGGCGACTTCCTTTTCTGCGTGGCTCAGTGTGACACCAGTTGGCGGTGAGGAAGGGCAGGGGGACGACTGTGCCCGGCCTCAGGCTTCAACCACATCCCGCACACGTGTCAGTCGtggtggggggagttgggggtAGGGGAGGTGTCACTGGATCGCAGTCAGGCGATAGTTCCCACTCCCTGGCTCAGGCCAATTCTAGTACTCGCACCCTATGATCCACAAACTCAGTGCAGACCTGTAATTGAACCTGGAAGCCATTTTGGTCTGTGGATCAGCGGCGGACTGGGTGGAGAATTCGACCAGTTTGTTTCTCTAGGAATGACGTTACTAAATATAAAAATATCTCTGGAAAATAGGAGGAACCACAGGAGTTTCAGTGATCTAATCCCAGAAGAATTCTTCAAACCCAATCCTTGCCCAACCCAATAAAAGCACCTCATTAAGCTCGGCATTAACTGGAATACTCAGACCAAAGGCAACAAAAGGGACAGGGAGGAGAGGAAACCTTTGGCCGCTGAGCTGAGCCCTGTTAAACTAGCTCTCAAAGACCTCCCGACTCAGAACCATTTTGGTTTATATCTCTTCCTTGCTGGTTTTTCTGGTTTGAGTTTTGTGCGCATGTGGATTGGAAAGTTCTGTTGCCGCACTGGTGAATACATTTTAAATCAGAATACCCAAGATCTGTTTCGTACCCTCAGTTACAGCCCATTAAATGCAGAGTCAAACTCCCAACTATACTGTTCCAACAAACACTTGCAGGTCAGATAGAGCACGAGTTGGATGCTCTCTGCACTCCAGTCCCCCAATCGCAGAGAGGGCACCCCCTGTTGCACCAGTATGACAGTTCAATGTCCCACCCCAGGCATCTTCTATGAGTGAGCTTGATAATTCAGTGTCTGTTTCGTGTCAAACCATGTACGTATTTATGTCATCTTTTGGCCAATTTTCGACTGTAGACCCACACCTACTAGGAAATGAGTTGAGATGATACAAACCCATTTCTCTTATGAGATCTGCAGCTAGCAGAGAGAGGGGACTTTCGACCCACCAATCACAGAGGCAAAAGGACCATGTTTGAAATGACTAGTcccttcataggaacataggagcaggaggaggccattcagcccctcgagcctgttccacctttcaattagatcatggttgatctgtatcttaactccatttacccaccttggttctgtaacccttaatacccacttacccaacaaaaatctatcaatctcatttttgaaactttcaattgacccccagcctcaacagctttttgggggagagagttccagatttccactctcctttgtgtgaagaaatgcttcctgacatcacccctgaacggcctagctctaattttaaggctatgcccccttgttctggactccccgcccccccccaccagaggaaatagtttctctctatctacccgatcaacacctttaatcatcttaaacacctcgattagatcaccccttaatctcctacactcgagggaatacattTGTCATCCCATTTACTATTGTATAATGTTTGAAAAAAATCGGAATTCCTTTCAAGTTCTATCTGAGGGATTTTTATCTCGGAATTCTGCTGCTCAGCCAGAAATGCAAAGAGAACTTCATGAAAATACTGGAAAAGTCAAGAACAGAAAAGAAAGTGCAACAAATGAAATCTCACTGGGATTAAATACCCCCTTTAAACTCCCGCAAAGAGATGTTTCATAAAACGGTCCATGTGGAAGACTGAGAAACAAAATACAAGTTTAAAATGTAACGGTAAATTCAGTGCTCCCGGTGGGAGTCTCACACGACAGGAGTAGTCAGTGGTTTTAGCAGTATTTTAACCCTATTTTGGAACCAGTGCTCCCGTTGAGTGAGGCTCCCGGCTGGGAGCTTAGGAACACTGCATTTACCCTGTAGCGAGTTTGCATGGTCTTTTATGGAGATATGTTAACAAAGAAACAGCAGAGTCCTTTTATTTCATGCCTCTGTGTGTTCTTTGCACAATGGGTCTGATGCTACTCTCTCTACTTATTCAAGCAAAGCTTatagatcttttatatccatcttgacaggaagcagagatctCAAAACACCCTTAAAGCAATGTTATCAATATCTTTTATGTTGCAGGAGCTGTTAAGTCGACCCTGTGAGCCCTTTCACCAGGTTCCTTTCATACTCCTCGTAATAGTTTAAGTAACATCCAtcatctgtttgaactgttcattcatGAACAAGACTTACTGTTTCTTTATCTCAGAAACGGGGACGGAATCTCAGAAAGTGATTCCCGAttaactgttttaaaaaaatccagaaaTCCCATTCGATCAAAGATGGAATTTGACCTTAATTCAGTCACTTTagtcagggggagtgggactaattggatagctctttcaaagagccggcacaggcacgatgggccgaatggcctccttccaccctGTCTGATTCTACGATGAAGACAACTTAAGGATCGGGCTCTCTGATTCCGCATGAGATCGAAGCTCTGTGTCCCATatcctttatttttttctctttctttctttctttcagttgaGGCCTGCCAGGGCTCGCTACTAAGTTGTACTTTGCTCTAGctttatttaatttatatatGTTGAGTAAGGCGTAGCCTTGGTAACGTGCCTCGGTGTGAATAACGTGAAATAAAATACTGAGTTGTCCCTGCTGTCTCTTTCTAATGTGGCTAAATAAagggtcatttttaaaaaataaattattggTTTGAAGTTTATCCTTTCTGTTACTCGGTGCGATTCCAGAGGGACTGCTCGATAGGAGAATGGGTTGGGCCAGTCAGACTATCAAAAACCGGTCCGCCATTTTGTTAGCCACATCTGCTGTTTCCCTTTAAATCACAAATTCCCATCCTTTCTCCATAATTCCTTAAGGCACTTACTTCCCAAGtcattagaatcatggaatgatacagcacagaagagagccattcagcccatcgggcctgtgccggctctttcaaagagctataagaacataagaaataggagcaggagtcggccattcggcccctcgagcctgctccgccattcaataagatcatggctgatcttcgacctcaactccactttcccgcccgatccccatatcccttgattcccttagggtccaaaaatccatcaatctcagtcttgaatatactcaacgactgagcatccacagccctctggggtagagaatttcaaagattcacaaccctctgagtgaagaaattcctcctcattggctgaccctttatcccgagactatgccccctagttctagactcttcagccaggagaaacagcctctcagcatctgcccctgTCAAGccgcctcagaatcttatatgtttcagtgagaccatctctcattcttctaaactccagagagtataggcccattctactcaacctctcctcatagaacaaccctctcatcccaggaatcaatctagtgaacctttgttgcatctcctctaaggcaagtatatccttccttaggtaaggagaccaaaactgtacacagtattccagaaggagtctcaccaaagccctgtacaactgtagcaagacttccttcctcttgtgctccaacccccttgcaataaaggccaacataccatttgcctttctaattgcctgctgtacctgcatgttaactttctgtgtttcgtgtataaggacacccaagtctctcttaacaccaacatttaatagtttctcaccatttaaaaaatattctgtttttctatccttcctaccaaagtgaacaatctcacatttccccacattatactccatctgccaccttcttgcccactcacttaacctgtctatatccctttgcagactctttgtgtcctcctcacagcttactttcccacctagctttgtatcatcagcaaacttggatacattacactcggtcccttcatctaagtcattaatatagattgtaaatagctgaggcccgagcactgatccctgcggcaccccactagttacagcctgccaacctaaggaagagccgtttatccctactctctgttttctgtccattaaccaatcctctatccatgctaatatattacccccaaccccatgggcCCTTActgtgtgtaacaacctttcgagtggtactttatcgaatgtcttttgaaaattcaaatatacgacatccactggttcccctttatctacctgccagttacatcctcaaaaaactctaacagatttgtcaaacacgatttccctttcataaaaccatgttgactctgcctaatcatattgggcacgattttaaaagggaaaaacgggtgggttggggaggggggcaatcaaaatcgctgtttttgggCGTGGGCAGACCTCCCGGCTGGAACCCACTCATTTCTGAATGAGACTCGGGCAAATCTGTGTGCgtacagtcaccaggaagtcccacccccacttaaatcaggcgggccgatatttaaaggagcaaatgtatctcattgaagtacttaaggtCGTTTATTTTTGGCGttttggatagttaaaaagattttaacgttacctgggcggctttcccacggcttcccattcacgcctggtgaaaccagggccggatcagtgaaaaaataaacaaaacaaaattaaataaaattacatttcctgttgcaaacaaattaaatgaacaatgttgcctggaccctccccctcacccactctgatcccaatgtccgcTGTCTGGCCTctaatcccgatgtccgatgtctcctctCTAATCTTTGTTGccctcccctcccatctctatcctaactgtcgatgaggtctctctctctcccactctttccccccccccccgatgtgcaGCTCCTAtcagcagccagtctgtcaatcaggctggatgccgggtgcgaaacccggaagaggctttgattggcctcattagggttgtggttgcaacccgcctacttcccttctggGTTTGGCGCCCGCAAATCACCTCCTGCCCCCTCACCGCGGACTCTTCCtgccggcatattaaaattgtgtcCATTAtgttccttaacttctttagttagccacgggtggatcgcttttcccgtggagtttttatttctcaatggaatgtatatttgttgagaatattgaaatatttctttaaatgttttccattgcttttcaaccatcataccctttaatttaatttcccaacctaccttagccaactcgcccctcgtacctttataattggctttatttaagtttaatactctAGTTtgggacttaagtacgtcactctcaaactcaatgtgaaattctatcatattatgatcactcttccccagaggatcctttactgtgagatcacTAATTAAACCTGTCCCATCACACaatgcaagatctaaaatagcctgttccctggttggttctgtgatgtattgctctaggaaaccgtctcgaatacattccacaaactcgtcctccaaactacctttgccgatttgatttgcccagtctatatgaagattaaagttccccatgatgactgcattacctttgttacaagctcctattatttcatgattaatactctgtccaacggtatagccactattcgggggcctataaactcctcccaccagtgttttctgccccttgttatttcttatttccacccagactgattctatttcctgatcctctgagccaagatccattctcaccactgtccttatgtcatcctttattattagggctacaccctctccttttccattctgcctgtcttttctaaatgtcatgtaccctggaatatttagttcccagtcttggtcactttgcaaccatgtctctgtaatggtgaTTGGATCAAACCCATTTCTCTCAATTTGTGCAAATAATTCCtcgatcttgttacgaatgctccgtgcattcagatgaagagcctttaattttgacttttttcctgctttgacctttctTGCTGATGCACTTTTACCGttacactctctgtcccttcctgccacactctgcttatctttacccaaatcactacatggctctgtggccttgacttttctcattagatttctaaatttcccctcgcctgacccctcccccaccctttttagtttaaagccctatctgcagCCCGAGTTATTCGAATCGCCAggatgctggtcccagcccggtttaagtgaagcccgtcccaatggaacagctccctctttccccagtactggtgccagtgccgcatgaatcgaaacccccgtctcccacaccactctttgagccacacatttaactctctgatctgtttgacctgatgccaattTGTGGCTCAGggtgtaatccagagattattacctttgaggttctgcttattaatttagaccctagctcctcaaactgtcttggcagaatctcattcctagttctacctatgtcgtttgttcctatgtggaccacaacaactggatccttcccctcatgCTGTAAGTCCTTTTCCAGAtgggaggagatgtccttaactctggcactgggtaggcaacacagccttcggaacACTCGGTCGCAACTGCAGAGAAGAGTGTCTATCCCTCTGACAATACAATGCCCTACCACTAtctcattcctttttactcccccctacatgaatggcctcctgtaccacagtgccgtggtcagtttgcccatcctccctgtagtctttgctctcatccatacaggtagcaagtacctcgtacctgttagaCCAGGTCAAGGGTTGAGGttcctccatcactagatcctgggaCCCCTTTCCTGCCTGACTCTCAgtcacaccctcctctccctgaccactgaacgaatctaaactactacctaatctaagggatgcgactgcctcctgggtcaaagtgtccaggtaactcttctcctcccggatgcatcgcaatgtctgcagctcagactccagctcaacaactctgagccgaagtccctcgagctgcagacacttactgccggggatctcgctgctctccaccaactcccacgtaCCACTGTTACAACACACCACCTACCTTGGCATCGCTTGTcgaaccagaatttatttatttactttattagagattttaatctctcgctattcttagttttattaactcattcatttatctagtttaagttatcgATTTAAGCTCTTAATTAAACCcctgccctaacttagagagaaaaaaaagtgatactcaccaatactcaccaaccaatcacctaccgtCTGTCCCGTGACGTactctttcaatttctgcctgtgttttttgccccttgaagtatttatccgattccctttttgaaagttattattgaatctgcttccaccgccctttcaggcagcgcattccagatcataacaactcgctgcatgaagaaatttctcctcatctcccccctctggttcttttgccaattatcttaaatctgtgtcctccggttaccgatctttctgccactggaaacagtttctccttatttactctatcaaaacctttcataattttgaacacctctattaaatctccccttaaccttctctgctctaaggagaacaatcgcagcttctccagtctctccacatcactgaagtccctcatccctgggaccattctagtaaatctcctctgcaccctctccaaggccttgacatccttcctaaagtgcggtgcccagaat
This genomic stretch from Heptranchias perlo isolate sHepPer1 chromosome 41, sHepPer1.hap1, whole genome shotgun sequence harbors:
- the LOC137305921 gene encoding TNF receptor-associated factor 3-like isoform X1, encoding MATGSGSDRLKSCLYQPPKNSLSSACRQPLGSGIEPLEGGYAEEFVQPVDDKYKCELCHRVLCHAKQTECGHRFCESCLNSHLRFPGQVCPADNDPLDGTEVFNDNCCRKEVLGLMVYCRNAKMGCKLQMALGALEGHLNDCPFQQVQCSRSGCSELVLRQDLSDHLMYKCKYREVKCKYCQKETTLAELKSHENSECPSSLITCLRNCGSRVHRAELKGHMSECPKAEGCCSFSNYGCTFKGTNQRTKDHEKQSVHQHLLLVLFKNKALEEKVSELESEVKEKMTALQKLSSQIQKMEKEMSLTSQSVNRSDIKLNQSQKTLAMHADKLRQVEHELLERCKLEENLKRDILFVKYSTDNLSSRMSTLENGQSTPCLYRGNSGPVSVEHQVAQHDNMLSVHEVRLAEIDLHFQVLETASYNGRLIWKIRDYARRKREAVSGTTLSLYSQPFYTSSFGYKMCARVYLNGDGMGKGTHLSLFFVVMRGEYDPLLPWPFKQKVTLTLLDQGPCKMHVSDIFKPDPNSSSFRVPLTEMNVASGCPLFMTQTVLENETHRYIKDDTIFIKVTVDTSDNPEL
- the LOC137305921 gene encoding TNF receptor-associated factor 3-like isoform X2 — protein: MATGSGSDRLKSCLYQPPKNSLSSACRQPLGSGIEPLEGGYAEEFVQPVDDKYKCELCHRVLCHAKQTECGHRFCESCLNSHLRFPGQVCPADNDPLDGTEVFNDNCCRKEVLGLMVYCRNAKMGCKLQMALGALEGHLNDCPFQQVQCSRSGCSELVLRQDLSDHLMYKCKYREVKCKYCQKETTLAELKLKGHMSECPKAEGCCSFSNYGCTFKGTNQRTKDHEKQSVHQHLLLVLFKNKALEEKVSELESEVKEKMTALQKLSSQIQKMEKEMSLTSQSVNRSDIKLNQSQKTLAMHADKLRQVEHELLERCKLEENLKRDILFVKYSTDNLSSRMSTLENGQSTPCLYRGNSGPVSVEHQVAQHDNMLSVHEVRLAEIDLHFQVLETASYNGRLIWKIRDYARRKREAVSGTTLSLYSQPFYTSSFGYKMCARVYLNGDGMGKGTHLSLFFVVMRGEYDPLLPWPFKQKVTLTLLDQGPCKMHVSDIFKPDPNSSSFRVPLTEMNVASGCPLFMTQTVLENETHRYIKDDTIFIKVTVDTSDNPEL